The genomic stretch ACGGCGCCGACTACGATGATCGTTTCCACCGCACAACAACGACCGGCCCGCCATGACGGGCCGACAGGGGAGTCACGCTGCCGATGAGCGCAAGGTCGGGGATCCGTTCCGATGCCAGCTTCCAGACCCGCAACGAGCACCGGGTCGAGCAGCTGCGCGTGCCGCCGCAATCGATCGAGGCCGAGCAGGCGGTGCTGGGCGGGCTGATGCTGGACCCGAACGCGTTCGACCGCGTGGCCGACCAGCTGGTGGAGGAGGATTTCTACCGGCGCGACCACCAGCTGATCTACCGCGCGGTGCGCGAACTGGTGGAGAAGAACCGCCCTTGCGACGCGGTGACGGTGGGCGAGTGGTTCGATTCGCAAGGCATCAGCGAGCAGGTCGCCGGCGGTGCCTATCTGGTCGAGCTGGCCGCCAGCACGCCCAGCGCGGCCAATATCAAGGCCTATGCGGAAATCGTCCGCGACAAGGCGGTGCAACGCCGGCTGATCGACGTCGGCACTACCATCGTCAACGACGGCTTCCAGCCCGAAGGCCGCGACTCCGGCGAACTGCTGGCGCAGGCCGAATCGGCGGTGTTCGCGATTGCCGAAGGCCATTCGCGCGGCAAGCAGGACTTCACGCCGGTGCGGCGCGCGCTGGCCGAGGCGTTCGAGATCCTGCAGAAGCGCGCCGAGAACGGCGGCGGCATCACCGGCCTGCCGACCGGTTATTCCGAGTTCGACCAGATGACCGCCGGCCTGCAGCCCACCGACCTGATCGTGCTGGCCGCGCGCCCGGCGATGGGCAAGACCACCTTCGCCCTCAACATCGCCGAATACGGCGCGCTGAAGTCGAAGAAGGCGGTGGCGGTGTTTTC from Thermomonas sp. XSG encodes the following:
- a CDS encoding replicative DNA helicase; the protein is MSARSGIRSDASFQTRNEHRVEQLRVPPQSIEAEQAVLGGLMLDPNAFDRVADQLVEEDFYRRDHQLIYRAVRELVEKNRPCDAVTVGEWFDSQGISEQVAGGAYLVELAASTPSAANIKAYAEIVRDKAVQRRLIDVGTTIVNDGFQPEGRDSGELLAQAESAVFAIAEGHSRGKQDFTPVRRALAEAFEILQKRAENGGGITGLPTGYSEFDQMTAGLQPTDLIVLAARPAMGKTTFALNIAEYGALKSKKAVAVFSMEMSAGQLAMRLISSLGRVNAQRLKVGDLEDEDWSRVTGAIAQLSGIKIFIDDTPGLSPEVLRAKARRLKREHDLGLIVIDYLQLMQVPGNSENRATEISEISRSLKGLAKELNVPVIALSQLNRSLESRTDKRPVMADLRESGAIEQDADMIVFIYRDEYYNKENSPDKGLAEIIIGKHRNGSTGSFKLKFFGEYTRFDNLAHDTVGSFE